The Devosia sp. MC521 genome has a segment encoding these proteins:
- the cysS gene encoding cysteine--tRNA ligase has translation MSTAKPKLNFYNTLTRSKAPFEPMDANNVRMYACGPTVYDFAHIGNGRAAIVFDLLFRVLRYTYGAEHVTYVRNLTDVDDKINARALRDHPDLPLNEAIRKVTETTAAQYQKDVAALGCMEPTVQPRATDNIEEMQRLIATLIERDHAYETNGEVLFAVDSMDDYGQLSGRSLEDNLAGARIAVESHKRNPADFVLWKQSSAEEPGWDSPWGRGRPGWHIECSAMSERYLGKTFDIHGGGLDLIFPHHENEIAQSRCAHGSHAMANVWMHNGFLQVEGQKMSKSLGNFFTIQQLLETTDFGGRTWPGEVLRLAMLMTHYREPIDFTLKRLEEAEGLLVKWAIAAEQGTDHSHPDEQVMEALRDDLNFSKARVALESLAGKAKKNEPGAAGSLISTLSYLGFHDLRQFIDTGVTEDVYEVYVNSKGYSVDEKVAARLAALNAKNFAEADAIRNELAAQGIALLDGKDENGQRTTKWELKR, from the coding sequence ATGAGCACGGCAAAGCCGAAGTTGAATTTCTACAATACGCTCACGCGCTCGAAAGCGCCGTTTGAGCCTATGGATGCCAACAACGTCCGCATGTATGCGTGCGGGCCGACGGTTTATGACTTTGCCCATATCGGTAATGGTCGTGCGGCTATCGTCTTCGATCTGCTGTTCCGCGTGCTGCGCTATACCTATGGCGCTGAACACGTGACCTACGTTCGTAACCTCACCGACGTTGACGACAAGATCAACGCTCGCGCGCTGCGTGATCACCCCGATCTGCCGCTCAACGAGGCGATCCGAAAAGTCACCGAAACGACGGCTGCACAGTACCAGAAGGACGTCGCCGCTCTCGGCTGCATGGAGCCGACCGTTCAGCCGCGCGCCACCGATAATATTGAAGAAATGCAGCGCTTGATTGCGACGCTGATCGAACGCGACCATGCCTACGAAACCAATGGCGAAGTGCTTTTTGCTGTCGATAGCATGGACGATTATGGCCAGCTTTCGGGCCGCAGCCTTGAGGATAATCTCGCCGGCGCGCGCATTGCCGTCGAAAGCCACAAGCGCAATCCGGCTGACTTCGTGCTCTGGAAGCAATCGTCGGCTGAAGAACCGGGCTGGGATAGCCCATGGGGCCGTGGTCGTCCGGGTTGGCATATTGAGTGCTCGGCCATGTCCGAGCGGTATCTCGGCAAGACCTTTGACATTCACGGCGGTGGGCTCGACTTGATCTTCCCTCACCACGAAAACGAAATCGCTCAGTCCCGTTGCGCTCATGGTTCGCACGCCATGGCCAACGTCTGGATGCACAATGGCTTCCTTCAAGTGGAAGGCCAGAAGATGTCCAAATCCTTGGGCAACTTCTTCACCATCCAGCAGCTTCTCGAAACCACGGATTTCGGCGGCCGCACATGGCCGGGCGAAGTCCTGCGCCTCGCGATGCTTATGACCCATTATCGTGAGCCAATCGACTTTACGCTAAAGCGCCTTGAAGAAGCAGAGGGCCTGCTCGTCAAGTGGGCCATAGCCGCCGAACAGGGAACGGACCATTCGCACCCAGATGAACAGGTGATGGAAGCGTTGCGAGACGACCTGAACTTCTCTAAAGCGCGAGTTGCACTCGAAAGTTTGGCTGGTAAAGCCAAAAAAAATGAACCCGGCGCCGCAGGTAGCCTGATCTCCACACTGTCCTATCTTGGTTTTCATGACCTGCGCCAGTTTATCGATACTGGCGTAACAGAGGACGTTTACGAAGTTTATGTGAACTCGAAAGGGTACAGTGTTGATGAGAAGGTCGCCGCCCGTCTCGCTGCTCTCAACGCCAAAAACTTCGCTGAGGCCGATGCAATCCGCAATGAACTCGCGGCACAGGGGATCGCGCTTCTTGATGGTAAGGATGAAAATGGTCAGCGCACCACCAAGTGGGAGCTTAAACGCTAA
- a CDS encoding VOC family protein, with protein MIDHIGILVSDWARSKAFYDAAFAPLGITMLAEVPLEYTGGVKVGGYGKTKPDFWLTEHPNPGTGRHYAITAENRAAVDAFYAAAMAVGAQDNGAPGPRPQYHQHYYGAFVIDPDGNNIEAVIHAPE; from the coding sequence ATGATCGACCACATCGGCATACTCGTTTCGGATTGGGCCCGTTCAAAGGCCTTCTACGATGCTGCCTTTGCGCCTTTAGGCATCACCATGCTGGCTGAGGTGCCGCTGGAATACACCGGCGGCGTCAAGGTCGGTGGTTATGGCAAGACTAAGCCTGATTTTTGGCTGACCGAACACCCAAATCCCGGAACCGGTCGTCATTATGCGATCACGGCGGAAAATCGCGCCGCTGTGGACGCGTTTTACGCTGCGGCAATGGCGGTTGGTGCACAGGACAATGGTGCGCCCGGCCCACGCCCCCAGTACCACCAGCACTACTACGGCGCTTTCGTCATCGATCCGGATGGAAACAACATAGAGGCGGTCATTCATGCCCCAGAGTGA
- a CDS encoding GFA family protein, whose translation MPQSETFSGGCQCGAVRYRFNVRPRGAHICHCRMCQKAFGGFYAPLVGEHVRNFEVTRGTITLFRSSDLVERGFCNACGTPLSFKYSDGEWMSVSIGSLDTPEAFPPKDQHGTESRLSWANQLGHLPDIGPYSAEELETVEEIRLSNHQHPDHDTAVWPQEQ comes from the coding sequence ATGCCCCAGAGTGAGACGTTCAGTGGCGGCTGCCAGTGCGGCGCTGTCCGGTATCGCTTCAATGTGCGCCCTCGTGGCGCACATATCTGCCATTGTCGAATGTGCCAGAAGGCGTTCGGCGGCTTCTATGCGCCGCTTGTTGGCGAACATGTTCGCAACTTCGAAGTCACGCGCGGAACGATTACCCTGTTCCGGTCGTCCGATCTGGTCGAGCGCGGCTTCTGCAATGCCTGCGGTACGCCGCTCAGCTTCAAATACAGTGACGGCGAATGGATGAGTGTTTCCATCGGCTCGCTCGATACGCCGGAAGCCTTTCCACCCAAAGATCAACACGGCACGGAATCCCGACTGTCCTGGGCCAATCAGCTCGGCCATTTGCCTGATATAGGGCCATACTCTGCCGAGGAGTTGGAGACCGTCGAAGAGATCCGGCTCAGCAACCACCAACACCCTGACCACGACACGGCCGTCTGGCCGCAAGAACAATAA
- the cimA gene encoding citramalate synthase has product MSRERLYLFDTTLRDGAQTAGIEFSLEDKIAITKLLEQLGVDYIEGGYPGANPIDTEFFEKRRTKSAKFTAFGMTKRAGRSASNDPGVTAIVQSAADATCFVAKAWDYQVELALSSTTDEHLEGITDTVRTAAAAGKEVLVDLEHFFDGFKANPTYALDCVKTALAAGARWVVLCDTNGGTMPSEIRQIIGKVLEIAPGDRLGIHPHDDTGQAVANALAAIETGVRQVQGTLNGLGERCGNTNLITLIPTLVLKPFYAERFETGVTADQLERLTHISRAFDDRLNRAPAPQAPYVGKAAFATKAGIHASALLKDFSTYEHVPPESIGNERAIMVSQQAGKSNLLTALARHNIVLEKDDPRLEKLLAEVKEREARGYSYDGADASFAILARRILGTLPEYFQVEHYRAMVERRPNAQGDEVVTEAVVKIVVGGERLMSVAEGNGPVNALDVALRKDLGIYSSRIEDLELADFKVRILDGGTSAVTRVLVESRDGTGERWSTIGVSANIIDASFEALYESITFKLLKTEAHQSQTV; this is encoded by the coding sequence ATGTCTCGCGAACGCCTCTATCTCTTTGACACCACGCTGCGCGACGGCGCGCAAACGGCTGGCATTGAATTCTCGCTGGAAGACAAGATTGCTATTACCAAGCTGCTCGAACAGCTTGGCGTCGACTACATCGAGGGCGGCTATCCCGGTGCCAACCCCATCGACACCGAGTTCTTTGAGAAACGTCGCACGAAGAGCGCCAAATTCACCGCCTTCGGTATGACCAAGCGGGCAGGGCGCTCTGCCTCCAACGATCCCGGCGTCACCGCGATTGTGCAGTCCGCTGCCGACGCAACGTGTTTTGTCGCCAAGGCATGGGACTATCAGGTCGAACTCGCCCTCAGCTCGACCACTGACGAGCATTTGGAAGGCATCACCGATACGGTCCGCACCGCTGCAGCAGCGGGCAAGGAAGTGCTCGTCGATCTCGAACACTTCTTCGACGGCTTTAAAGCCAATCCAACCTATGCCCTCGACTGCGTCAAGACTGCCCTAGCCGCTGGCGCGCGTTGGGTCGTGCTGTGCGACACCAATGGTGGCACCATGCCTTCCGAAATCCGCCAGATCATTGGCAAGGTGCTGGAAATCGCTCCCGGCGACCGTCTCGGCATTCACCCGCACGATGACACGGGCCAAGCGGTGGCGAACGCTCTTGCCGCGATTGAAACCGGCGTGCGTCAGGTTCAGGGCACACTCAACGGTCTTGGTGAGCGCTGTGGCAACACCAATCTCATCACGCTCATTCCGACGCTGGTTCTGAAGCCATTCTATGCTGAGCGTTTTGAAACCGGCGTCACGGCCGACCAGCTTGAGCGTCTCACCCATATTTCCCGCGCCTTTGATGATCGCCTCAATCGCGCCCCTGCGCCTCAAGCGCCTTATGTAGGCAAGGCTGCATTCGCCACGAAGGCCGGTATCCACGCCTCGGCACTGCTCAAAGATTTTTCGACCTATGAGCACGTGCCGCCCGAAAGCATTGGCAATGAGCGCGCCATCATGGTGTCGCAACAGGCCGGTAAATCGAACCTGCTCACCGCCCTCGCGCGCCATAACATCGTCCTCGAAAAGGACGATCCACGCCTCGAAAAGCTCCTGGCTGAAGTTAAAGAGCGAGAAGCGCGCGGTTATTCTTACGACGGGGCCGATGCGTCCTTTGCTATTCTTGCGCGCCGCATCCTCGGCACGCTGCCCGAATACTTCCAAGTTGAGCATTACCGCGCCATGGTCGAACGCCGTCCCAATGCTCAGGGGGATGAAGTGGTCACCGAGGCGGTGGTGAAGATTGTCGTTGGTGGCGAGCGCTTGATGTCCGTGGCCGAGGGCAACGGCCCTGTTAATGCGCTGGACGTGGCTCTGCGTAAGGACCTCGGCATTTATTCTTCGCGGATCGAAGACCTCGAACTCGCTGATTTTAAGGTGCGTATCCTCGACGGCGGCACGAGCGCGGTCACTCGTGTACTGGTCGAAAGCCGCGACGGCACTGGCGAGCGCTGGTCTACAATCGGTGTCTCCGCCAATATCATTGATGCAAGCTTTGAAGCTCTGTATGAATCGATCACATTCAAGCTGCTGAAAACTGAAGCGCATCAGTCGCAAACAGTCTAA
- a CDS encoding LysM peptidoglycan-binding domain-containing protein, which produces MADAGLVPAQPAPVVAEVPAEAPAEQVAPVVAEATPEAVSSEPVLDVTPPAEAAPAIDVDGVVAATFSLLRAEPDGSVVIAGSGQPGADIQLFANGDLLGETEVEPSGDWVFVPEQPLATGGLEITLGQNGEPSSTDQAFIVVINEDKTTQPLVVASAPGKISEVLQGLVASNAAAGAADADATDDTAVEVAMAPTAAVAAPEAPAAPSEAAPSATETAEPSVDVADAPVAVSDAEPAPTEPSATTSEPVVAQEPVATPEPAAVPVEPATPSTENVVAEPAAPVAPETVEAPAPTEAVPAPAVVAAVIPPTIDAIELEGTRSFFAGAGTNDATIRLYVDDGFIADTTIADGRWLIEGESVLKPGNQRVRIDMLKAGTSEVISRAEVDFVLDVPVEPETVVAEAPAAATAPEPTPAPAQAPAATAEPATPATPAQPVESSAVEQPVAVAEAPAAAPEAAVPTMVAVSLGDPNAQRFASGKAIIRRGDNLWTIARRVYGEGLKYTTIYEANTGQIRDPDRIYPGQVFSLPEAAN; this is translated from the coding sequence ATGGCCGATGCCGGGCTTGTGCCCGCTCAGCCTGCGCCTGTTGTCGCTGAAGTTCCTGCTGAAGCGCCTGCTGAGCAGGTTGCGCCAGTTGTGGCTGAAGCAACACCGGAAGCGGTTTCGAGCGAGCCAGTGCTCGACGTTACCCCGCCTGCCGAAGCCGCACCGGCAATCGACGTTGACGGCGTTGTAGCTGCCACCTTCTCCCTGCTGCGTGCAGAGCCCGATGGTTCTGTTGTTATCGCGGGTAGCGGTCAGCCGGGCGCTGACATTCAGCTCTTTGCTAATGGCGACCTTCTGGGTGAAACCGAAGTTGAGCCGAGCGGCGACTGGGTCTTCGTTCCTGAGCAGCCGCTCGCGACAGGCGGCCTTGAAATCACGCTGGGCCAGAACGGCGAGCCAAGCTCGACAGATCAGGCCTTCATCGTTGTCATCAACGAAGACAAGACCACGCAGCCACTCGTCGTTGCCAGCGCGCCTGGAAAAATCAGCGAAGTGTTGCAGGGCTTGGTCGCGTCCAACGCCGCTGCCGGCGCAGCCGACGCTGACGCAACCGATGATACAGCCGTCGAGGTGGCTATGGCCCCCACAGCGGCCGTTGCTGCACCCGAAGCGCCTGCTGCGCCAAGCGAAGCAGCACCTTCAGCCACCGAAACGGCAGAACCGTCTGTTGACGTTGCAGACGCACCGGTAGCCGTTTCTGATGCCGAACCTGCGCCAACTGAACCTTCTGCAACAACTTCAGAGCCTGTCGTTGCGCAAGAGCCAGTTGCAACGCCGGAACCGGCTGCTGTGCCCGTAGAGCCCGCAACGCCATCGACCGAGAATGTTGTTGCAGAACCTGCCGCACCGGTCGCGCCAGAAACTGTTGAGGCTCCCGCGCCAACGGAGGCCGTTCCTGCTCCTGCCGTCGTCGCTGCTGTCATTCCGCCAACAATTGACGCAATCGAACTCGAAGGCACGCGCAGCTTCTTTGCTGGTGCGGGCACCAACGATGCCACCATCCGCCTCTATGTCGACGATGGCTTCATCGCTGACACCACCATCGCAGATGGGCGCTGGCTGATTGAAGGCGAGTCGGTGCTAAAACCTGGCAACCAGCGCGTCCGCATTGATATGCTCAAGGCTGGAACCTCCGAGGTCATCAGCCGCGCTGAAGTGGACTTCGTCCTCGACGTGCCAGTCGAACCGGAAACCGTCGTGGCGGAAGCGCCTGCTGCCGCAACAGCTCCAGAGCCAACACCTGCGCCTGCTCAAGCACCTGCGGCCACGGCCGAACCAGCAACGCCAGCGACACCAGCACAGCCAGTTGAATCCTCAGCTGTTGAACAGCCAGTTGCGGTCGCTGAGGCGCCTGCAGCGGCTCCAGAAGCTGCAGTACCAACCATGGTCGCAGTTTCTCTGGGTGATCCGAACGCGCAGCGTTTTGCCTCGGGCAAGGCGATCATTCGCCGTGGTGATAATCTCTGGACCATCGCACGTCGCGTTTATGGTGAAGGCTTGAAGTACACCACGATCTACGAGGCTAATACTGGCCAGATCCGCGATCCGGACCGCATTTATCCCGGTCAGGTCTTCAGCCTGCCTGAAGCGGCCAACTAA
- a CDS encoding metalloregulator ArsR/SmtB family transcription factor: protein MFHRNSPIKQSPMRDDDIANMMRALGHPVRLEILRIMASQQQGECCCGDVTDSLTLAQSTVSQHIKVLLDVGLIERRPHGTRNRYCIRHDTLAELNSAFGGLLQGLLPLTATKEAEPA, encoded by the coding sequence ATGTTCCATCGCAATTCACCGATCAAGCAAAGCCCCATGCGCGACGACGATATTGCCAACATGATGCGAGCCCTAGGCCACCCTGTGCGCCTAGAGATTTTGCGTATTATGGCCTCCCAACAACAAGGCGAGTGTTGCTGCGGCGACGTAACCGACAGCCTCACTCTGGCCCAGTCCACGGTGTCCCAGCACATTAAAGTGCTGCTGGATGTTGGACTGATCGAGCGTCGACCACACGGCACGCGCAATCGCTATTGCATCCGCCATGACACTTTGGCTGAGCTAAACTCAGCTTTTGGCGGACTTCTGCAGGGGCTCTTGCCTCTAACCGCAACCAAGGAAGCGGAACCAGCCTAA
- a CDS encoding ABC transporter ATP-binding protein/permease yields the protein MVPPTAEKKPSVNADEGSVFSTVKNLWPYMWPADRPDLKTRVMLAIGALLLSKVATTLIPFAYKGVIDSLDGAQPDKQLILGLAVPIALVIAYVLGNVIDAGFQQLRDVLFASVGQNAVRKLALQTFHHMHKLSLRFHLQRRTGGLSRVIERGTKGIEAVVRFAMLNIAPTIVEFIIVGVIFVWLFGISYLGVLVVMIWAYLYFTIKASNWRIAIRRDMNDSDTDANGKAIDSLLNFETVKYFANEKMEAARFDKAMARYERSAVRIWTSLGFLNFGQALIFYSGFLIISIMSIRGVMDGTLTLGDFVLLNTFLMQIYRPLNFIGFVYRELRQGLTDIEEMFKLLDQDPEIQDKPTAKPLTVTGPVIRFEDVTFHYDPDRAILKGVSFEVPAGKTVAIVGPTGAGKSTISRLLFRFYDVTGGRITIDGQDLRDVTQESLRSAIGMVPQDTVLFNDTIGYNIQYGRPGASTEEVKEAARMAQVGDFITRLPKGYETPVGERGLKLSGGEKQRVAIARTILKSPSILILDEATSALDTKTERDIQQALDEVSRNRTTVVIAHRLSTVVNADEILVLRDGLVAERGNHTSLLAQDGLYAQMWSRQREATEAEEKLAQTKDDPDGFVTRGTPAWQ from the coding sequence ATGGTGCCTCCCACTGCCGAAAAGAAGCCGTCCGTTAACGCGGACGAAGGTTCCGTATTTTCTACGGTCAAGAACCTGTGGCCCTACATGTGGCCTGCAGATCGCCCTGATCTGAAAACACGGGTTATGCTCGCTATTGGCGCACTTTTGCTCAGCAAGGTCGCCACCACACTCATCCCATTCGCCTACAAGGGTGTCATCGACAGTCTCGATGGCGCGCAGCCCGACAAGCAGCTGATCTTGGGTCTGGCCGTGCCGATCGCCCTGGTGATCGCCTATGTGCTCGGCAACGTCATTGATGCTGGTTTCCAGCAGTTGCGTGACGTTCTGTTTGCCAGCGTCGGCCAGAATGCTGTGCGCAAGCTGGCGCTACAGACCTTCCACCACATGCACAAGCTGTCGCTGCGGTTCCATCTGCAGCGCCGTACCGGTGGTCTTTCCCGTGTTATCGAGCGTGGCACCAAGGGAATCGAAGCCGTTGTGCGTTTCGCCATGCTCAACATCGCCCCGACGATTGTTGAGTTCATCATTGTTGGCGTGATTTTCGTCTGGCTCTTCGGCATCAGCTACCTTGGCGTGCTGGTGGTGATGATCTGGGCCTATCTCTATTTCACCATCAAGGCGTCGAACTGGCGTATCGCGATCCGTCGCGACATGAACGACAGCGACACCGATGCCAATGGCAAGGCGATCGACAGCCTTCTCAATTTTGAAACGGTGAAGTACTTCGCCAATGAGAAGATGGAAGCGGCGCGCTTCGATAAAGCCATGGCGCGCTATGAGCGCTCTGCGGTTCGCATCTGGACCTCGCTGGGCTTCCTGAACTTCGGTCAGGCGCTGATCTTCTATAGCGGCTTCCTGATCATCTCGATCATGTCGATCCGTGGCGTCATGGACGGCACGCTCACCCTCGGCGATTTCGTTTTGCTCAACACCTTCCTGATGCAGATCTACCGTCCGTTGAACTTCATTGGCTTTGTTTATCGCGAGCTCCGTCAGGGCCTCACCGATATCGAAGAAATGTTCAAGCTCTTGGATCAGGACCCTGAAATTCAGGACAAGCCGACGGCCAAGCCGCTGACCGTCACAGGGCCGGTTATTCGCTTTGAAGACGTTACCTTCCACTACGATCCTGACCGCGCCATCCTAAAGGGCGTAAGCTTCGAAGTACCGGCAGGTAAAACGGTCGCTATCGTTGGGCCAACTGGCGCGGGCAAGTCGACCATCTCGCGTCTTCTGTTCCGCTTCTATGATGTCACCGGCGGCCGCATCACCATTGACGGTCAAGACCTCCGTGATGTCACGCAGGAGAGCCTGCGCTCGGCCATCGGCATGGTTCCGCAGGATACCGTGCTGTTCAACGACACCATCGGCTACAACATTCAATATGGTCGTCCGGGAGCCTCCACTGAGGAGGTCAAGGAAGCGGCGCGCATGGCGCAAGTCGGCGATTTCATCACCCGTCTTCCCAAGGGGTATGAAACCCCCGTTGGCGAGCGTGGCCTAAAGCTGTCGGGTGGTGAAAAGCAACGTGTTGCGATCGCGCGCACGATCCTCAAATCGCCCTCGATCCTGATCCTTGACGAGGCCACATCTGCCCTCGACACCAAAACCGAACGCGACATTCAGCAGGCGCTGGACGAAGTTTCGCGCAACCGGACCACTGTCGTCATCGCCCACCGTCTTTCGACGGTCGTCAACGCTGACGAGATTCTGGTGTTGCGTGATGGTCTCGTGGCTGAACGCGGCAACCACACGTCGCTTCTGGCTCAGGATGGCCTCTACGCACAGATGTGGAGCCGCCAGCGCGAAGCGACCGAAGCTGAAGAAAAGCTGGCGCAGACCAAGGACGATCCCGACGGTTTCGTCACCCGCGGTACACCTGCCTGGCAGTAG
- the cysQ gene encoding 3'(2'),5'-bisphosphate nucleotidase CysQ, with product MLPLSTDPITALAIRASIDAAKVICEVYHRPIAVVSKSDGSPVTEADGAAEAVILEHLNTTGIPVLAEESAAAGYIPELGEKFFVVDPLDGTKEFIKRNGEFTVNIALVEGVRPVMGVVLAPVSGELFVGDRNGAWSAVVVDDEVTNIVPLQVQSSDIMRVVASRSHGHVALEKLCEHFAIEEDVSVGSSLKFCLLARGDAQLYPRFTPTNEWDTAAGQAVLEAAGGVVLTLDGLPLAYKKAESNYLNPFFVAANSEELAQRAALKMVTTLKELEPS from the coding sequence ATGCTTCCCCTCTCGACTGATCCCATCACCGCGCTTGCTATCCGCGCGTCCATCGACGCCGCTAAGGTGATCTGCGAAGTTTACCATCGGCCTATCGCTGTGGTCAGCAAGAGCGATGGATCGCCCGTGACAGAGGCGGATGGTGCAGCTGAAGCGGTCATTTTGGAGCACCTCAACACAACGGGCATTCCCGTTCTCGCTGAGGAAAGCGCAGCGGCAGGCTACATTCCCGAGCTGGGTGAGAAGTTCTTCGTCGTGGACCCGCTCGACGGGACGAAGGAATTCATCAAGCGCAATGGCGAGTTCACGGTCAATATTGCGCTGGTAGAGGGCGTGAGACCCGTCATGGGCGTCGTCCTCGCGCCCGTCAGCGGAGAGCTGTTCGTTGGCGACAGAAATGGCGCTTGGAGCGCTGTGGTTGTCGATGACGAAGTCACCAATATCGTGCCGTTGCAAGTGCAGTCCTCCGACATCATGCGTGTGGTGGCCAGTCGCTCGCATGGGCATGTGGCCTTGGAAAAGCTTTGCGAACACTTCGCTATCGAAGAAGATGTGTCGGTGGGCTCGTCGCTCAAGTTCTGTCTTTTGGCTCGCGGCGATGCGCAACTTTATCCGCGTTTCACGCCGACCAATGAGTGGGATACAGCGGCAGGCCAAGCGGTTCTGGAAGCCGCTGGCGGCGTCGTTCTGACCCTCGACGGACTCCCCCTCGCCTATAAAAAGGCAGAGAGCAATTACCTCAATCCGTTCTTTGTCGCGGCCAATAGCGAAGAGCTGGCACAGCGCGCGGCACTGAAAATGGTCACTACGTTGAAGGAGCTCGAGCCGAGTTAG
- a CDS encoding SDR family NAD(P)-dependent oxidoreductase — protein MGQLTGKTALVTGAGSGIGKAAALALAAAGARVVVLSRTAKEIDATAAEIEAQGGKALSIAADTTDDGAMKAAVAQTVKAFGGIDIVVANAGINGVWAPIDDLKPDEWDETISVNLKGTYLTLHYAVPHMRKTGGSIVIISSINGTRTFTSAGASAYSVTKAGQLALAQQLALELGKDKIRVNAICPGAIESEIDDNTDQREADIAGVRAMFPDGDIPMTDGKPGKAGEVAELVVFLASDASKHITGSPIWIDGGQSLLR, from the coding sequence ATGGGTCAGCTAACGGGGAAAACAGCGCTTGTGACAGGCGCTGGTTCGGGGATCGGGAAAGCCGCTGCGTTGGCGCTTGCCGCAGCGGGCGCGCGCGTTGTGGTGCTCAGTCGTACTGCAAAGGAAATCGACGCGACGGCCGCCGAAATAGAAGCACAGGGCGGCAAAGCGCTGAGCATCGCGGCCGATACCACTGATGATGGAGCTATGAAGGCTGCTGTTGCACAAACCGTGAAAGCCTTCGGTGGGATCGACATCGTTGTGGCCAATGCCGGGATCAATGGCGTGTGGGCACCCATTGATGATCTCAAGCCTGACGAGTGGGACGAGACCATTTCGGTGAACCTCAAGGGCACTTATCTCACCCTCCACTACGCTGTGCCTCACATGCGCAAAACGGGCGGCTCGATCGTCATCATATCGTCGATCAATGGCACGCGGACATTTACCTCCGCAGGCGCGTCTGCCTATTCGGTGACAAAGGCTGGGCAACTTGCTCTTGCCCAGCAATTGGCTTTGGAACTGGGCAAAGACAAAATCCGCGTCAACGCGATATGTCCGGGGGCAATTGAAAGCGAGATTGACGACAATACCGATCAGCGCGAGGCCGATATCGCTGGCGTGCGCGCCATGTTTCCAGATGGAGACATCCCTATGACCGACGGCAAGCCAGGCAAGGCTGGAGAGGTCGCTGAGCTTGTGGTTTTCCTCGCCTCGGATGCGTCAAAGCACATTACCGGGTCGCCGATCTGGATCGACGGGGGGCAGAGTTTGCTGCGTTAG
- a CDS encoding AGE family epimerase/isomerase, whose product MTDAPIHLPKTNAGAWQDRPFHRQYLTAQANQLFDFFEATSVNPKGGFFELNDDGTPVQPDNATRQIHVTCRMIHCAVIGSLLGRPGSAAIVDHGMNYLWNKHRDTKNGGYVWSLNDDGYQDDTKQAYGHAFVLLAGASAKLVGHPLADQVIADVTEVINTKFWDESIGAVREEFGNDWSEITAYRGQNSNMHLTEALMAAFEATGDAEYLNKAQRIAELIIRKNATALDHRVAEHFHADWSLDKEFKGSEMFRPSGTTPGHALEWSRLLYQLYTLGEKKHAWMTDAARGLFQQAVTLGWDKAHGGFFYTLDWDNQPIMREKLWWPVAEAIGAAAFIGAHDSDDYFQHWYRQLWDFADAHLIDHARGGWLSELKEDLTPTSRLFVGKPDIYHALQACLIPLYPATGSLSQAIIEADHGH is encoded by the coding sequence TTGACAGACGCACCTATTCACCTGCCCAAAACCAATGCTGGCGCTTGGCAGGACCGCCCGTTTCATCGTCAGTATCTGACGGCTCAGGCCAATCAGCTTTTTGATTTCTTTGAGGCGACATCGGTCAATCCCAAGGGTGGGTTCTTTGAGCTCAACGATGACGGCACGCCCGTTCAGCCCGACAATGCTACCCGTCAAATCCATGTCACCTGCCGCATGATCCACTGCGCGGTGATTGGAAGCCTGCTGGGCCGCCCTGGGTCCGCCGCGATCGTTGACCACGGCATGAACTATCTCTGGAACAAGCATCGCGACACCAAGAATGGGGGCTATGTCTGGTCGCTCAATGACGACGGCTATCAAGACGACACCAAGCAGGCCTATGGCCATGCGTTTGTGCTGTTGGCCGGGGCAAGCGCGAAGCTCGTTGGACACCCACTCGCCGATCAGGTGATCGCGGATGTCACCGAGGTGATCAACACCAAGTTCTGGGACGAGAGCATTGGTGCCGTGCGCGAAGAGTTCGGCAATGATTGGTCTGAAATCACCGCCTATCGCGGGCAGAACTCAAACATGCACCTGACAGAAGCGCTCATGGCAGCGTTTGAGGCGACAGGTGATGCGGAGTATCTCAATAAGGCGCAGCGCATTGCCGAGTTGATTATCCGCAAGAACGCAACCGCGCTTGATCATCGCGTTGCCGAACATTTCCACGCCGATTGGTCGCTCGACAAGGAATTCAAAGGCTCGGAGATGTTCCGCCCTTCGGGCACGACGCCGGGCCATGCGCTTGAGTGGTCGCGCTTGCTCTATCAGCTCTACACTCTCGGCGAGAAGAAACACGCGTGGATGACGGATGCGGCACGCGGACTGTTCCAGCAGGCCGTCACACTGGGCTGGGACAAGGCCCACGGCGGGTTCTTCTATACGCTGGACTGGGACAACCAGCCCATCATGCGCGAAAAGCTGTGGTGGCCGGTGGCGGAGGCCATTGGGGCAGCGGCGTTCATTGGCGCTCATGACAGCGACGACTATTTCCAGCACTGGTATCGCCAGCTCTGGGACTTTGCCGACGCCCATCTGATCGATCATGCGCGCGGCGGCTGGTTGAGCGAGCTTAAGGAAGACCTGACGCCAACCTCGCGCCTGTTCGTGGGCAAGCCCGATATTTATCACGCGCTGCAAGCCTGCCTGATCCCGCTTTATCCGGCAACTGGCAGCCTAAGCCAGGCCATTATCGAGGCCGATCACGGCCACTAA